GTCAGTCATTCATACATTACAACGCTGTAGAATCTTCCCATGTCTTTTTGTGCACATATTTGTATgatgcatgttttttttcttacattgcctttttttttttttttatactaacTTTAGTTTTCATCATGGGAATCTTGTCTGAACTTGTTTTGTGTTTCTTAAGAGTAGTGTTTACTCATTGTTCCTGGTGAGGTAGATGTTTTCTTTTGTGCTTAGTATTGAATGTTTTCACCTGCTGGGTTTAGAGAAGGGTTGGGAAAGTGGATATTTTTTACAGAATGTTTCTGTAGCCTAAATGTTGACAATGGTCATTATTTAGCTTTTTCGTCAGTCCTCGTTTTAATAACTTTCTCATTTTTGCAGATTCTCACAAGCATAAAGATAAGTACAAGGATAAAGAACACAAACACAAGGACCACAAGAAGGACAAGGAGCGTGAGAAATCAAAATATGGCAACAGGTATGACTCTCCAGTTTTTTAAAGCAGGGTTGCGTAGGTGAAACGTAGTGCGTCACTGGGGCAGTAATTGACACCCACACATTTGCTTTGTCAAGCTTTTAACGTAGCTGTTTGTATGGTCATTTGTCTGATAAGCAGGGTGTGTATGAATGGCCATAGGGCAAGAGACTCCTCACTGTTTTATTGCTGTATTACATACTCTCTTAGTTGATTTCCTTATTGGTATGTTCGGTCTGATAACTGATGCAATGTTTATGTAATCTGTGAAATTCCAGTGACCATAAGGAGTTCTCGGAAAAGAAACACAGAGAAAAGGAAAAGGAGAGAATAAAACACAAAGATGGCAGCACAGACAGACATAAGGACAAACACAAGGAAAAAGaccagaggaaggaggagaaggtgtGCTAATTGTCCAATGGAGATGGATGCATTGCTGCCATTTTGGTTTAGATGTGTCAATCAGTTTGTCCAGTCTCTTCCTCAGTGAAAACCTGAATGCATAGCTCTTAACATTTCAAAATATGcatttttttactttttgttGTCATCTTGCAGATCAAGCCAAAGAAGGAAAAAGAGAATGGCTTTGCCAGGTAGGTTTAGTTTATGTATTGTACATTTAACATTTGTGCTGCATACAATTACTGGTTACAtatctagggccctataaaatgtGTTATTTATTTTGCCTCAATCTTTGTTTTTCCCAACATTGTTTCCCCCAGTTTTTTCCTTGTTTTTGGTCTCaatcacacttttttttttaaatagaacaTCCCATGTTGTTTTTCTAAGTccataacaatgcttaaaccacaccaggagaccacttttggGGTCCTGAAAAAATATTAGGTgcagttaccctttaattcaagtgcaGCGATGGTTAGCAATGTTTCTGTCGCGTTCATGTGATTCCAGAGTTTACTAAATAAATTGCTGCTTGATTGATGCAAATAATATAATTCTGCCAGTTAGACAtgggctactttgtagttaacatttaattgagaaggtttttgagAGTCTCATCTCTACCAGAAGGTTATTATTAGCATAATTGCTAAGGTCTACACAGTGTAGACATGTGTGCACTGCACACATGCATACAGAtgggggcattcctgtgccgttgcAGGAAAATACGAATCACGGATGCAtgttgttcatgtcttatgattaacttgggcaaattaatgagttttctaataagttcaatacatttagttgatttcctactaattTCAATACATTTCTTAAAATGGTTGAATTCTGTTATAATGTCTGGATTCTGTGCGTGTTTTCCACAACAGATTTGATAGAACCCTATATATTTGATTTCAAATGCACAATTAATGTAAATGTTTGATTTCTATCACCAGCCCTCATCGCATTAAGACGGAGCCGGACAATGATGACTTCTACCACTCTCCCAAGTCCCTGAAAAGAGAGCGTGACAATGACGAGTGAGTAGATCTGTACTGACCTCTGTCAACTGGCCCACTTCTTCCTTAGTCTTTGGCCCTGTTACATTTGTACAATAAAGATTATGTTGGCTGTAGTTGCCATGTTTAGACCAACCCCATCTGGTTTTTCGTCATTCTGTTGGGAAATGACAATGTTTGATCATTGTTGGCTTTGCAGGAACTCTACAGCTGCCTTTCGGTATGACTATTGTGTAGTTTGGTGTAGAGAAGACCAAGATAGTTGTTGAATCTACCATTAGTCAGGCCTCCTTATaagatgtttttgttgttttagAACTGAATTCAAgcccaaaaaaattaaaattgaAAATGACAGAGTGGACAAGAAGGGAAAGAAGAGGAAACAAGACGAGGTAAGTGGAAATCTTTTGATTTTATATTGGGTCTATTTCAATGATCCGTTGCGAGAAAGGAGACTCATGCGTTCTTTGTTTCTTGTAAAGGACACCAAGCCCAAAAAGACACAAAAAAACAAGAAAGGGGAAGTTGCTGACGGGAAAAAGAAAGCAAAGAAGGAACCTGAGGAGAAGTGGAAATGGTGAGTTTCATAGATGCCCTCCAGCTGTGTTGCTGCACAGAGCTTTTGTGAAGGCACACTGACTGACTGCTTCCTTGTTATAGAATGCTCATTATGGTGATGGTTAAAATATGGATGttctgtgtatctctgttggaAAAAAGGAATTAGTTTGTGCATCAACCATTTCGTTCTCATCACTTCACGTTGTTGTACCCTGTTGGACTACAGGTGGGAAGAGGAGAGGGCAACAGACGGTTCCAAATGGAGGTTTCTGGAACATAAAGGCCCAGTCATGGCAGCACCATACGAACCTCTTCCCAGCAAAGTCCGATTTTTCTATGATGGTAAGATTAATACTTGTGCTGCTAATTCTATGACGCTTGGTCCATCTATGAGTGGGCGTTGCTGAGTGGAAATGGTGGGTTTGGCTGGTTGAACAAGTCTCTGTTGAAATCCCTCTGTAGGGAAGCAGATGAAGCTCAGCCCAGAGGCTGAGGAGGTGGCCACCTTCTTTGCCAAAATGCTGGACCATGAGTACACTACCAAGGATGCCTTCCGGAAAAACTTCTTCAAAGACTGGAGAAAGGTAGGGAATGTTCAAGGCTGTAGACCTGGGGGGTTTGCAATTTAAATTCTTAgaattatttcatattttttttagaAATTGTGATTTGGAACTGTAATTCCACACACACGATCATGATTTGTCTACCTTTGTTCCCTCTCCTACAGGAAATGACCTCAGAGGAGAAGTCTAAGATCACAGACCTGAAGAAGTGTAACTTCAATGAGATGGGGGAATACTTCAAGGCTCAGTCTGAGGCCAGAAAGGCCATGACTAAAGATGATAAACTGGTGAGCTAGAACAATACTTTGTGCTTTTTAAAAACATTTGTTCTTTTTCAAATGTTATAACCCCCTTCAGACAACGACTGTCCAGTGAAGTTCTAAATGAGGCAGTAGTGGTAATACCTTGAATCTTCAGGCTGGTCCTGTGTTCCAACAACTGTACCAAGATCTAACTGGTTTGACTCTGGTTCTCTGCTTCTTGTAGAAAATCAAAGTGGAGAACGAACGCCTCCTCCAGGAGTATGGCTTCTGCATCATGGACAACCACAAGGAGCGCATTGCTAACTTTCGCATTGAGCCCCCGGGCCTGTTCCGTGGCCGAGGAGACCACCCCAAGATGGGCATGCTGAAACGCCGCATCCGTCCTGAGGACATCATCATAAACTGCAGCAAGTGAGTGACAGGGTCCTGGGTATGGGTGTAACGGTACACGTATTCGTACCGAACCGTTCGGTATGGGGACCTCAGTTCGGTCCGCGCTGTGAACCCGAATGAatacataaaatatatatttaaaagaacactaggcctataggctatgcctcTTGAGTAAATCTGAGCTGAAAAAAACATTTCAGGCTATTCCGTTAAAACAACTAGAGCCTATGCGCACATTGTAATCAAAATTCTAGTCTTAATTGGCACATTTCAAACTATCTTTTTGTGACCACTTAGTATCcccttcacagctgattctgaccaggccaaagaAATGACAAGAGCGATAGGTATGTTTATAGCCGTGGATATGCTCCCGTTCTCGGTGGTTGAGAAGAATAGGGGTTTCAGCACCTCATGAAAGTGCTCGGGCCATTTTACGAACTTCGTACTCGCACCCATTTCAGCAAACGGGTAGTACCTTTGACAACTTCAGCTTGCTTATATAGCAATGAATTGGCGGTTGCACCCTGTGTTGCGCTTAGTACAGATGGATGGACCTCCAGGGCTACAGAGAGCTACTTAACATTGACAGCCTATCACATTACCCTGGAGTGGGAAATGAGAAGTAGCCTACCGTGCTATGAGTCACACGAGCGCATCATTTCTTATTGTTAGAAAACATTATAGCGTAGCCCTATACAATGTCTGAGCCATGTTACATATTAATTTCACATGCATTTTGTACTTTTTGTGTTGAGTAATCGTGTTTTCATTGAAGAAAATACAAAGTGTTGTTCCTGATGGTGCTctcaaaaataaaaatgtaaaccgTAACTGTTGGCATTTCATTTTCCCACTGTACCAAAACCGAACCATGACCCCAAAACCGCAATACATACGAACCGTGGGTGAACCGCTATACTCCTAGTCCTAGGTGCAGGTGGCAATATGAACATAATGAAAGAAAAGGCTTACAATGTGCTATCCCCTTCTCTTGATTACATTGACCGATGGACTGCTTGTTTGGACCAgattagtgtgtgtttgtatcgcCGTGGATACTTGCTCTGACTCAGCCACTTTATTATTTCTCTCTCCCACAGGGACTCCAAGCATCCCAAGCCTCCCCCTGGCACCAAATGGAAGGAGGTGCGTCATGACAACAAGGTGACCTGGCTGGTGTCGTGGACAGAGAACATCCAAGGCTCTATCAAGTACATCATGCTGAACCCCAGCTCCAGAATCAAGGTAGGTTGACTAGCAAGTTCATCTTTATTATGGCTCATGGTGGATGTAGTGATTGTGGGGGCGGGAGATGTATTGTTAGCTTTTAATGAAGTCACTCTTGAGACGCCAAAGGCTGCAATCCCATTAAACATTTCTCGATTCTGTTTATTTCCTACATATTTTTTCATTGTTGTGCCCCATGTCTCTTCCCCCTGATTGCTGTAATGGTAGTGTGTGTTGGTCCTCAGGGAGAGAAGGACTGGCAGAAGTATGAGACGGCCCGAAATCTGAAGAAGTGTGTAGACCGGCTAAGGAACCAGTACCGCGAGGACTGGAAGTCCAAAGAGATGAGGATCCGACAGAGAGCCGTGGCACTCTACTTCATCGACAAGGTGAGACTgctgctccacacacacacacacacacagccccaagtTTGGTTGTAACATGTTCCCTGTGGTGCTGTGCCGCAGCTGGCTCTGAGAGCAGGTAACGAGAAGGAGGAAGGGGAGTCGGCGGACACGGTGGGCTGCTGCTCCCTCAGGGTGGAACACATCAACCTGTACCCCGAGAAGGACGGCCAGGAGTTCGTGGTGGAGTTTGACTTCCTGGGTAAAGACTCCATCCGCTACTACAACAAAGTCCCCGTGGAGAAGAGGGTAAGGCAGGCCTTGAAGAATTGACATTTCATCGCAACATTTTCGGTGTCCTTTTTCACTCGATATGAACTACAGTGGTTTCCAGATTACTCTCACTTCAGAGAATGCTTGCTCCTTGTTATTCTTACGAGTTGTAAATATTCTGTCCTCCTTAGGTATTCAAGAATCTGCAGCTGTTCGTGGAGaacaagcagccagaggacgaCCTCTTCGACCGACTCAATGTAAGAACAAAAAAATACTTGTGAGGAAGGACTTTCAATCCACGTTACTTGTGAATTGCAGCGTATTAGTCATGTCGCTGGACCTTGTGAGGGGAAAAACACTGAAGTGTGGGAATTGGATATCGTCTTGTAATTCTGCCCCTCTTGCCATCAGTCATATTTAATGGTGGcattcctctccatcctccatctctgcAGACCTCCATTCTGAACAAGCACCTTCAGGAGCTGATGGACGGGCTGACGGCCAAAGTGTTCCGTACCTACAACGCCTCCATCACCCTGCAGCAGCAGCTGAAGGAGCTCACCAGCCGTAAGTCACCCACGGCCATGAAGCCCCACCCAGGGACGGAGGTTCTAAGAATACACAACCTACCCAAAACATATTTATCTCAGATTTTGGATTGGTATGACCAGAGGTGGGAGGAGCCGTGTTGATGACATGAGAGCTCCAGAATGTTGTAGATATTTGTGTGCAGGTGGTAACTTGTAATATGGTGTAAAGTCTATAGCAAGAGTCATAGCAATGTCCATTTTCTCCCCTATTTTGTAGCTGATGAGAACCTTCCAGCCAAGATCCTGTCGTACAACAGGGCCAACAGAGCCGTGGCCATCCTGTGTAACCATCAGAGGGCCCCGCCCAAGACCTTTGAGAAGTCCATGCAGAACCTCCAGACCAAAGTGAGTCACGGGGAGGACACGGCCAGTCGACCTGACAGATGGCGAAAAAGGAAACAAATACTATTGCTACGATTTGGGATTTTGTTTTTAGAGTTAACTGTTTGATGTCTGCTGGAGGCATACTCTTCCCTTTGTTATTTTGGGAATACTTGGCTCTGTATTGGCAGTGTCTTTTATAGCCACATAGTAAGAATCCAGCTATACTTGGCCTTAGTTTCAAGATTATTAACGTTGATAATATTTATACCAGATTGATGCAAAGAAGGACCAGCTCTCTGATGCAAAGAGGGATGTGAAGAGTGCCAAGGCTGACCTCAAAGTACGGAGAGACGAGAAGTCCAAAAAGTAAGTATGTGGATATGATTGTCATCCACTGGTACTTATGCGCTGGGATGTAGAAGTAGCTGATTCCCTCCCTTGCTCCCCCAGAGCTGTGGAGACCAAGAAGAAGGCTGTGGAGAGGCTAGAAGAGCAGCTGATGAAGCTAGAGGTGCAGGCGACTGACCGCGAGGAGAACAAGCAGATTGCCCTGGGCACCTCCAAACTCAACTACTTGGATCCACGTATCTCTGTGGCCTGGTGAGACACGACCGCAAACTTGTTGACCATCATGCACAATGTCTTGCTCTCTCCATTGCTTGTTCCTTGGCCCACATACTCCGTTGCTCAGGATATGTGGGTGTCTTTTGATTAGTTAAAAGTAGTGAGTGTGTTGAGGGGTTTAGTTTTGAGTGTCTGAACTCCTGGAGGGTTGATCATTCTAATATCCTTCTGCTTCTGCGGTCTCCTAGGTGTAAGAAGTGGAGCATCCCTATCGAGAAGATCTACAACAAAACTCAGCGTGAAAAGTTTGCCTGGGCTATCGACATGGCAGATGACGACTATGAATTTTAAATCCTGTTTGCGGTTTTATAATTATGCGATTTGTATTGTAATTTTATTGGATACTTGTTTTTAGCTTAACCGATTACACCAAATGGCCAGCCTGACAAGGAAATGATAATGAGTGTGCACTCAACAAGCATGGTGAGGTAGAAGGTCGGGTGTCAGGATGTATAGGCCATTACAGATGAGCTGGAGGGAGGGGGGACGATGTGGGTTAGTCTTTGAAGGTTGGAGGTCAGATTCAAGGGCAGGACTATACCCACACCCAAAGGTGAAGCGGTTATCCCAATGATTGGATGAGAACCAGTGGATTaccttttctctcttcctcttcagcCACATGCACGACCTAAAGGTGTCTGAACTTTGAACTCTGGGGTCCTATCGCTACTgtattcaacaacaaaaaatgactGCTTTGTGTATCGTTTAGATTTATTCTTTTTTGTTCACTTGGTCTGTATTTTTAGCCCTCCCATGTATTATTAATGGATTCTATATTTTAATAGAGAAAAGTTAAATCAAATGAAATCCTGATGTACACCCACGCGCCTTTGAGGAAATGAAATGTGATCTCTAGGTGTGAGTTGTGGGGGGGAGACATGAAAGCTGTGTTTGGGTGAGTGTGATGTTTTAAACTGGACTATGTTGATTTTGTACCATGAAAGAGGATGCATTGACACGCAAGGAGAAAATGCTACACCCATGTCAATATTTACATAAGCAGGCAGAATGTGATTAATTTGTTTTACAGTATCTATCAGGGACTGATTTTCAATGTAAATGTGAACCAATCGTTTAATTTTTCACACCTTGCATTGCCAGCATCCTCTGAATATTTCTGCATAGTCTTCATTTGGTTTTAACTTAATAATTTTTAATGATTTGTTTCTGAGAGGAAaaaaactcccatatctgttacttgaaaaaaaaaaaatgctatttTTAATTaatggaaaatgttttttttcttccagaAGGGTATGTGAGGGACATCAACATTGCCAAAAACAAATACAAATCTGTTACAATTTAggcagttattttttaaattgtgtTAAAGACTGAGGACGAAGAACATTAACAGGAGTTTCAATGTGAATTTTATTCCACTCTAGTGTCAGAGGAAAGTCGGTGTTTATAGTGGTAAGCTCAACTTCCTTTTCCTGTTTTTCAACCTCTTCTGTCATAGCCTCCAATCATGTTCTTGTTTTATGCTCATTGTAGGTTGAAAATGAATAAAACCCCTCAACTCCACACTTGGGGTCTATTTTGTGTTATTGCTGCACTTGACTGATAGGCCTTGCACCAAAGGGATTGTTTTTTTCTTGTCAAACTTCCTCCACTGAAGTTGGATCTGTCACTAGTATGTTCCGCCTGCTCACAGTCACTTTTCAACATTTCTCAATATGTTCTGTGGTAATGTTTCAGGAGGCTTCCTGTGTTCCCTGAACTAgctcagtctgtctgtcctgaGAACAACAGGCCCCAGGAAGCACCACTGCCTGTTGATTTCGGACCAGTCGCTATGAGGGATCAAGCAGGGTTTTGCACAGGCCTGGCTCTCATGTTTGGACTTCTTTATTAACACCTTGGATCTATTTATCAACCCTTGAcatcttttatttttaatgaaaagatTAAGCTTGCAAATTGTGCCTCTGACAGACTGCGGTGTGCAGGGTGACCAAGACCATATTGAGACCAGTTGAGTGCAGATGTCAAGCACCATACAAGTGATGTACGTAAGATTTAGTATAACATGAGTGCAGACTTCCAAGACGGTGAATTTCTGCGTGAGGGCATGTTTCCGAGCTGGGATCCATTCAACATGAGCAGTAACTGGGGCTGACTGGACTGATAAAATCATTTTGTAGCCATTCTATGATGCATAATGGGTTAAGCATTATTCAATAAATGTCATATCAGTAAGGCGAACATCTGCAGATTTTAGGATTGTTATCCTCTATCATAAAAGGTATCTAAATATCTTACATCTTTAAACCCACTATTATGCATTTGTTCATGTCCCTAGACTTAAGTATGAAAGTCATTCAAAGGACGGGTGAAATGCCATATCGAAAGTAGCTAGTGATTAGGCCTTGTTAGATTTTGGTGTCTGAGATCAAGCTGTTCATATTGACATAGGCCTACACAAGCAATTTTTGTATGGCTCTGATTACAACTTGCCAATATAGTACACTGGAAATAATGATTATAGACAAATCTGCTGCCATGGCAGCAAACCTAAATTTCTGTAACCAATTGATTTTTCTTGTTGGCATGTAGTTAAGAGAGAAGTGTATCAACTTGTCCTCTACCAGTAGATGGCACTACCTGTGTTAAAAAGAAAACCTGCCAATTTTGCATGTTTGCCAATTCTTCAACGCAATTTATGTAAATGAATGAATACACACATAAATATCCAATGGCACCTTGAATTAAATAGCAAATTTCATGTTCTATAATAATCATTCTACAGGTGTGATCGCTTTTAATGTGGCAGTAAAAACAAGTAAACCGTTTCTCAGTGAGTATTTATTCTGTAAAGATTCAGAAGTGTAGAAAGGATGATACAACAGTGCTTTATGATCAAACTATTTCATAAAAGTTAAAGTGATCATAACACAAGTCCAGATTTCTATTCATCTTTATTTTTCTAACCAAAATAAATTGCTAACA
This window of the Coregonus clupeaformis isolate EN_2021a chromosome 10, ASM2061545v1, whole genome shotgun sequence genome carries:
- the LOC121575004 gene encoding DNA topoisomerase 1 isoform X2, whose product is MSGDHSHNDSQIDSGSRVNDSHKHKDKYKDKEHKHKDHKKDKEREKSKYGNSDHKEFSEKKHREKEKERIKHKDGSTDRHKDKHKEKDQRKEEKIKPKKEKENGFASPHRIKTEPDNDDFYHSPKSLKRERDNDETEFKPKKIKIENDRVDKKGKKRKQDEDTKPKKTQKNKKGEVADGKKKAKKEPEEKWKWWEEERATDGSKWRFLEHKGPVMAAPYEPLPSKVRFFYDGKQMKLSPEAEEVATFFAKMLDHEYTTKDAFRKNFFKDWRKEMTSEEKSKITDLKKCNFNEMGEYFKAQSEARKAMTKDDKLKIKVENERLLQEYGFCIMDNHKERIANFRIEPPGLFRGRGDHPKMGMLKRRIRPEDIIINCSKDSKHPKPPPGTKWKEVRHDNKVTWLVSWTENIQGSIKYIMLNPSSRIKGEKDWQKYETARNLKKCVDRLRNQYREDWKSKEMRIRQRAVALYFIDKLALRAGNEKEEGESADTVGCCSLRVEHINLYPEKDGQEFVVEFDFLGKDSIRYYNKVPVEKRVFKNLQLFVENKQPEDDLFDRLNTSILNKHLQELMDGLTAKVFRTYNASITLQQQLKELTSPDENLPAKILSYNRANRAVAILCNHQRAPPKTFEKSMQNLQTKIDAKKDQLSDAKRDVKSAKADLKVRRDEKSKKAVETKKKAVERLEEQLMKLEVQATDREENKQIALGTSKLNYLDPRISVAWCKKWSIPIEKIYNKTQREKFAWAIDMADDDYEF
- the LOC121575004 gene encoding DNA topoisomerase 1 isoform X1 is translated as MAVIWRGNTQDRLYQDMISSGGGNSHKHKDKYKDKEHKHKDHKKDKEREKSKYGNSDHKEFSEKKHREKEKERIKHKDGSTDRHKDKHKEKDQRKEEKIKPKKEKENGFASPHRIKTEPDNDDFYHSPKSLKRERDNDETEFKPKKIKIENDRVDKKGKKRKQDEDTKPKKTQKNKKGEVADGKKKAKKEPEEKWKWWEEERATDGSKWRFLEHKGPVMAAPYEPLPSKVRFFYDGKQMKLSPEAEEVATFFAKMLDHEYTTKDAFRKNFFKDWRKEMTSEEKSKITDLKKCNFNEMGEYFKAQSEARKAMTKDDKLKIKVENERLLQEYGFCIMDNHKERIANFRIEPPGLFRGRGDHPKMGMLKRRIRPEDIIINCSKDSKHPKPPPGTKWKEVRHDNKVTWLVSWTENIQGSIKYIMLNPSSRIKGEKDWQKYETARNLKKCVDRLRNQYREDWKSKEMRIRQRAVALYFIDKLALRAGNEKEEGESADTVGCCSLRVEHINLYPEKDGQEFVVEFDFLGKDSIRYYNKVPVEKRVFKNLQLFVENKQPEDDLFDRLNTSILNKHLQELMDGLTAKVFRTYNASITLQQQLKELTSPDENLPAKILSYNRANRAVAILCNHQRAPPKTFEKSMQNLQTKIDAKKDQLSDAKRDVKSAKADLKVRRDEKSKKAVETKKKAVERLEEQLMKLEVQATDREENKQIALGTSKLNYLDPRISVAWCKKWSIPIEKIYNKTQREKFAWAIDMADDDYEF